The nucleotide window CTTCTGGTGCTGCTTCTGGCGCTTTAACTTCCAGCAACTCAACTTCGAAAATCAAGGTTGATGATGGCGGGATTGGGCCTTGGCCACCAGCACCGTACGCCAACTCTGATGGGATCACAATTTCCCACTTGGAGCCTTGCGGCATCAATTGCAAGGCTTCAGTCCAACCTGGAATTACGCCATCCAATGGGAAAGTAGCAGGCTGGCCGTTTTTCACAGAACTATCAAACTCGGTACCGTTGATCAGCTTACCGGTGTAGTGCACGGTTACAGTGTCAGTCGCTTTTGGCTTGGCACCTTTGCCTTCAGTAATTACACGGTATTGCAAACCACTTTCAGTGGTGGTTACGCCTTCTTTGGCTTTATTTTCTTCAAGGAATTTTTTGCCTTCAGCAATGTTGGCTTCGCTCAGCTTCTTTTGTTCTTCTTCTTGTTTTGCCATGGCTTTTTGCTGAACTTCTTGCATGATTTTTTGCATATCTTCTTCACTGATACGCGACTCTTTACCGTCACGCACATCAGTCAATGCCAGCGCCAGTGCTTCTGGCTCAATTGCCAAACCACCGTTTTGCAGGTTCTTACCCAGGTTTTGGCCAATGATGTAGTTGGCTTTTTGCTCAAGGCTAGTCAGTTTTGCACTGTCATCAACTGGCTTGGCTTCTTCTTTGTTGCAGCCGATCAGGCCAGCGGTCGCAGCCATCAGGCCAACAACCAATAAACGTTTGTTAAACATAATGCACCTTATTAGTAATCATTAATTTGTAATCATGGTCTGTGAAGCAAGCCAACTGCTCGCCTGGTTCCTAGCCGACACCTTACTGCGATGCCAGAGCAGGCGGCAATGGTATACCAACTTCAGCAAAATGTGCGCGTTTTTAGCGCCCCGGCAAGGCAAACACCCGCATAAACTGTGTGCTATCGCGCATTGCCTCCAATCAGCCACATTGGCAGTCGCATTGCGATCAGGATTGTGAGCTCTTGTGACTGGCAAAGGCGTGCGAAGTTCAAAACAGGTTCGCAATCAATATCAGTTCTTAGGTACCCGGAGGGCATACCCTTTTTAACAAGGCAAAGCTACAATTCGCTCACCTTACATCAAGGCATCCAAGCCGATAACTGTGACTTTCCAACGCATATTTTTCCAACACATCTACGATAGGTATTTTTATGGCCGCCGCAAAAAACCCAAAAATCTCAATTGCTGAGTTGGAACAACAGATTGCCAAACTCAGTGCTGCACTTGATAAAGCCCGCGCACAGGAATTGACTGCCGCAACCAAAGCAGTCGCCGCAGCACAAAAAAATCTGGCAACAGCCAAGAAAAAAGTGGCCGCTGCCAGTGCGAAAGGTGCATCGACCGCTGCTGCAAAAGCCCGTATCGCACAAGCAAAAAAAGAACTGGCTGCACACAACAAAACCTTGGGCGATGCACAAGCCGCATTGGATAAACTCACCACCGCACAAGCAACTGCCAAAGCCGTCGCCAAAGCAGTCGCTGAACAACTGAAAGAAAGCGGCACAAAAAGCGGCTCGGCAAAAAAAGTGAAATCTGCAAAGAAAACAGCAGCAAAAAAAGATTCAGCCAAAGAAACTGCTGTTGATACAAAACCGGCTACCGATAAAAAAGCAGCCGCTAAAAAGACCGCAGCCAAAAAAGAAAAAACCAGCAGCAAAGATAAACCAGCAGCAGCAAAACCTGCCAAAACAATAAAAGCAGCACCCAGCACACCTGCTGCTACAGCAGTTGAAAAAGCAGCAGAAGCAAAAGCAGCGCCGAAAAAAATCGCCAAAAAAGCTACTCCTAAAAAAGTAGCGGCCAAAAAAACCACTGACAAACCCGTCACTGCGCCAGTAGCTGATGCAACACTTGCTACAGCCGCTGACGCACCTGTCACCGCAGAGCCAACACCGGTTGTTGAAGCACCTGTTATTGAATCACCGGTTGCAACTCCTGCCCCGACAGAAACACAAGCGCCAGTGACACCTGCAACTGCATCATTGCCATTTGATGATGACCAGGGTGCCTTGAGTTAATAAACTCTATTACTCGCACAAAAACAAAGGGCGTTTTTACGCCCTTTTTTATCACAATCGTT belongs to Cellvibrio sp. pealriver and includes:
- a CDS encoding FKBP-type peptidyl-prolyl cis-trans isomerase, whose protein sequence is MFNKRLLVVGLMAATAGLIGCNKEEAKPVDDSAKLTSLEQKANYIIGQNLGKNLQNGGLAIEPEALALALTDVRDGKESRISEEDMQKIMQEVQQKAMAKQEEEQKKLSEANIAEGKKFLEENKAKEGVTTTESGLQYRVITEGKGAKPKATDTVTVHYTGKLINGTEFDSSVKNGQPATFPLDGVIPGWTEALQLMPQGSKWEIVIPSELAYGAGGQGPIPPSSTLIFEVELLEVKAPEAAPEAK